A single window of Malus sylvestris chromosome 5, drMalSylv7.2, whole genome shotgun sequence DNA harbors:
- the LOC126620962 gene encoding thioredoxin Y1, chloroplastic-like yields MAVSVTASTIPSLSSDRTTRLAAAAASSSSSSSCSKLSSSTSLRFPAQLRRARIGTQDSRPRLLPPVEAKKQTFSSFQDLLATSEKPVLVDFYATWCGPCQFMAPILNEVSITLNDKIQVVKIDTEKYPSIADKYNIQALPTFIIFKDGEPFDRFEGAMTADQLVERIETTLKVK; encoded by the exons atggcggtTTCCGTGACGGCGTCCACGATTCCTTCTCTCAGCTCTGACCGTACGACTCGCTTAGCTGCGGCGGCggcctcatcctcctcctcttcttcttgttcaAAGCTGTCTTCCTCTACTTCTCTGCGATTTCCGGCGCAGCTTCGACGTGCTCGGATCGGAACTCAGGACTCACGGCCTCGGCTTCTTCCTCCG GTTGAAGCAAAGAAGCAAACATTTTCATCCTTCCAAGATTTGCTGGCTACCTCTGAAAAACCTGTGTTGGTTGACTTCTATGCAACCTG GTGTGGACCTTGTCAATTTATGGCACCCATCCTCAATGAAGTCAGTATTACGCTGAATGACAAGATCCAGGTTGTGAAAATTGACACAGAGAAGTATCCTAGCATTGCTGATAAATATAACATACAAGCATTGCCTACTTTCATCATATTTAAGGATGGAGAGCCATTTGACCGCTTT GAGGGTGCTATGACTGCTGATCAGCTTGTCGAACGAATAGAAACTACTTTGAAAGTTAAGTAG